In Clupea harengus chromosome 25, Ch_v2.0.2, whole genome shotgun sequence, one genomic interval encodes:
- the si:ch73-140j24.4 gene encoding uncharacterized protein si:ch73-140j24.4 isoform X4, with protein sequence MMRFILDCLRPTRQRAGERDISLEKVAQEKDETSNQQNDEIQELQEEMTREEVGLKEEQVQCHEAHEALEKLAEQRAELKIQIESIQQRRKEERQLLLSLQEEQEELEHSVHEYEEEFSRAQEELHRLQEDITQAERKVEGARVCISPLQNSISQSYAEISRAQQRLGELIAELIAVEGPVTIGVSHQQGEESHTEDCTEGEQEEEEEEEEQEEEGEQEELSEQDLQLYIADDEEPCGESNREEEPDRPNPADNLKSSGSSSFTEITLTEVKEEEGSSPRSITPQQIDSPDLEEEEEEVLTVQSLMTQTSSHTTIGPFDFYHPDPFTDNDLFRDDLFPKVEVADSTEGFFSDPFKGTDPFASDYLFGHFEEEQNLPIDHLTDREHEPKPEPELCVPECTTNMDREYSDAGYNTSNGMELHAEEEFDSIALNPSSDGLETRGECDGFEISVPACSESSHTNYPPGDLADQNSYFTRPESNYAENPGPLELRDPNPLSVDLSDEGWESEGLESNDSCPLNVDGDDVGQRKPMECALSSPRASEVDRCDPEGSERSGSPLTDVVKCSLAESKRQVRRHFSCEANMALSIETPDATPGCPEPFCPVGNDRNGWQFEDSEVCDENHFSVESSQRMRGSVVAPKFSDQEMISRNLNNSRNCDGCVFELCHHYPTDTDTVDMLRTSREGTEFRDCVSINSQENKTGNCNSEDYELVEHDPFCPINDDKYDTDGARIYNHNHYSPDHTSSGKQENTETQYRYPDPFSPEQNDDVHFNFSGSEDMEHNILVPVSMSITSCDAGSFDLKTGDPFSPDPVHPISINANGQQVTNLDPCHLDPNNIFSCDSTGSKHADCELFSSEPNDRPSCASNGCELMDPEAPSYQYSVDCPKSAQNNCHIPDFNNITDCGNFNSESGDIVSHNLEPKDKLIINPEPSEFRCLNSLSPEPNSDSDVCHLRGYDSGCYDTSKTVRCDLRPPELMQFDPFSPEPSDAEMCDVGSEGNHCSQSAFFETASNGPSQFSSWGLEPSMFSSELVERCEYTPTGTSSDDSVKGHPFDSESSETAGWSLSESETSRPTDQNPEYAREKTSTCSDFSEQDGCCSELNKVARSSRHSSVPDSIAEMLFGPELSAARFYPWDFENSNTIVCDNHSPEDSPDTLRCEFGLVSGYDINSSVAVNSGASEVPNLR encoded by the exons AGCGACGCAAAGAAGAGAGACAGCTG CTACTTTCcttgcaggaggagcaggaggagctggagcacAGCGTGCACGAGTACGAGGAGGAGTTCTCCCGGGCACAGGAGGAGCTGCATCGCCTGCAGGAGGACATCACCCAGGCAGAGCGGAAGGTGGAGGGCGCTAGGGTCTGCATCAGCCCCCTGCAGAACTCTATCAGCCAATCGTATGCTGAGATTTCACGG GCTCAACAAAGACTTGGTGAGCTGATAGCTGAGCTGATTGCTGTGGAGGGACCCGTTACCATAGGCGTCAGCCACCAGCAGGGAGAAgaatcacacacagaggactgcactgagggggagcaggaggaggaggaggaggaggaggagcaggaggaggagggggagcaaGAGGAGCTGAGCGAACAGGACCTGCAGCTGTACATAGCAGATGATGAGGAGCCGTGTGGCGAGAGCAACAGGGAAGAAGAGCCTGATAGGCCCAATCCTGCAGACAACTTG aAGAGCAGTGGATCTTCTTCCTTCACTGAAATCACACTCACTGAggtgaaagaggaagaagggTCCTCACCTCGGTCCATCACACCACAG CAGATTGACTCTCCTGACttagaggaggaagaagaagaggtatTAACCGTGCAATCCCTCATGACCCAGACTAGCAGTCACACAACAATTGGGCCGTTTGACTTTTATCATCCAGACCCCTTCACAGACA ATGACTTGTTCAGAGATGACTTATTTCCAAAAGTGGAGGTTGCTG ATTCCACCGAAGGATTTTTCAGTGACCCCTTCAAAGGCACTGACCCCTTTGCATCCGATTATCTCTTCGGCCACTTTGAAGAAGAACAGAACCTACCAATTGACCATCTCACAGATAGAGAACATGAGCCTAAGCCTGAACCTGAACTTTGTGTTCCTGAATGTACTACCAATATGGATAGAGAGTATTCTGATGCTGGATATAATACCTCCAATGGGATGGAGCTTCATGCTGAGGAGGAGTTTGACAGCATTGCCCTAAACCCCAGTTCTGATGGGCTTGAAACCAGGGGAGAATGTGATGGCTTTGAAATTAGTGTGCCCGCCTGCTCTGAATCTAGTCACACAAATTATCCGCCAGGTGATCTAGCTGATCAGAACTCTTACTTTACACGTCCCGAGTCCAATTATGCCGAGAACCCTGGCCCTCTTGAGCTAAGGGATCCTAACCCTTTAAGTGTTGACCTCTCTGATGAGGGGTGGGAATCTGAGGGTCTGGAATCTAACGATTCTTGCCCCCTGAatgttgatggtgatgatgtgGGACAGCGCAAACCCATGGAGTGTGCCCTCTCGAGCCCAAGAGCCAGTGAAGTCGATCGGTGTGACCCTGAAGGCTCTGAGCGCAGTGGCTCTCCTCTAACAGACGTGGTGAAGTGCAGCTTAGCAGAGTCCAAACGTCAGGTTCGCAGACACTTTAGCTGTGAAGCAAATATGGCACTAAGCATTGAGACTCCAGATGCTACACCAGGGTGTCCTGAGCCCTTTTGCCCAGTAGGAAATGACAGGAATGGGTGGCAGTTTGAAGACTCTGAGGTCTGTGATGAAAACCATTTTAGTGTGGAATCCAGTCAGAGAATGAGGGGTTCAGTCGTTGCTCCAAAATTTAGTGATCAAGAAATGATCAGTCGTAACCTCAACAACAGCAGAAATTGTGATGGTTGTGTCTTTGAGCTTTGTCATCACTACCCCACTGATACTGATACAGTGGACATGTTGAGAACTAGCAGGGAGGGCACAGAATTCAGGGACTGTGTCTCTATAAATTctcaagaaaacaaaacaggaaactGCAATTCTGAAGATTATGAACTTGTGGAACATGATCCCTTCTGTCCAATCAATGATGACAAATATGACACTGATGGAGCTAGAATATATAATCATAACCATTATAGTCCTGATCACACTAGTTCAGGCAAGCAGGAAAACACTGAAACTCAGTATCGGTATCCTGACCCATTCAGTCCTGAACAAAACGATGACGTCCACTTTAACTTCAGTGGGTCGGAGGATATGGAACACAATATTTTAGTTCCCGTCTCTATGAGTATCACAAGTTGTGATGCAGGGAGCTTTGATTTAAAGACAGGTGACCCTTTTAGTCCTGACCCAGTTCACCCAATAAGTATTAATGCTAACGGTCAACAGGTAACAAATCTAGATCCATGTCATCTTGATCCTAATAATATTTTCAGTTGTGATTCAACAGGTTCAAAACATGCAGATTGTGAATTGTTTAGCTCAGAACCCAATGACAGACCTAGTTGTGCCTCTAATGGCTGTGAGCTAATGGACCCAGAAGCCCCCAGTTACCAATACAGTGTTGATTGTCCCAAATCAGCCCAAAATAATTGTCATATTCCAGACTTCAATAATATAACAGATTGTGGCAACTTTAATAGTGAATCCGGGGATATTGTCTCCCATAACTTAGAACCCAAAGATAAGCTTATTATTAACCCTGAACCATCCGAATTTAGATGCCTGAACTCGCTCAGTCCTGAACCTAACTCAGACTCTGATGTCTGCCACCTGAGAGGATATGATAGTGGTTGTTATGACACTAGCAAGACAGTAAGATGTGACTTGCGGCCACCAGAACTGATGCAGTTTGATCCCTTCAGCCCTGAGCCCAGTGACGCCGAGATGTGTGACGTTGGCAGTGAAGGCAACCATTGTTCTCAATCTGCATTCTTTGAAACAGCATCTAACGGGCCAAGCCAATTCAGTTCCTGGGGCTTAGAGCCCAGCATGTTCAGTTCTGAACTAGTTGAAAGATGTGAATACACACCCACTGGAACTAGCTCTGACGACTCCGTAAAAGGTCACCCTTTTGATTCAGAGTCCAGTGAAACTGCTGGTTGGAGCCTCTCAGAATCTGAAACGAGTAGGCCGACAGATCAAAACCCAGAATATGCCAGAGAGAAAACGAGCACCTGCTCTGACTTCTCTGAGCAAGATGGCTGCTGTTCAGAGTTGAACAAAGTGGCACGTTCGAGTCGCCACAGTTCTGTGCCTGACAGCATTGCCGAAATGTTATTCGGCCCTGAACTGAGCGCAGCCAGGTTTTATCCCTGGGACTTTGAAAATAGCAACACAATTGTATGTGACAACCATAGTCCAGAGGATAGTCCTGACACCCTCAGATGTGAGTTCGGATTAGTTTCAGGTTATGACATCAACAGCAGTGTTGCAGTTAACTCCGGAGCCTCTGAAGTTCCCAACCTAAGATAG